A genome region from Rhinoraja longicauda isolate Sanriku21f chromosome 43, sRhiLon1.1, whole genome shotgun sequence includes the following:
- the LOC144612206 gene encoding collagen alpha-3(VI) chain-like, with amino-acid sequence MDKKSQEHLQHAHLFLVLGQQYLQWQPRGCSDGQFSYDYSSKENAIADALLRLPHEESDVGTEGAIHITEAVDYDFPVTAAEIAAETQKDTVLKQVYEQTLCVIQKNIDSNPAVISFLALNSLGIPLGCPITSRWTPLGIWSNALFCRVFSNTSCDASCGLITRTDWTNITLAHSQVQLRGSTFLGPPPHIQNLSAMAISALKIASHLGITTVTLIKKDIAFLIDESINVGNAYFPLLREFIIKIIQTFSIGRDGMQVAVVLYSDVARTVFYLNSYSTLSEIVSHLNGLRPKEGRTLNTGAALDYVHKNIFTKATGSRIEENVPQMVFIVTAGRSADDVQPPAEALEREGIATIAVGVGNADVEEVKRIAYHDRRAFQVSDFQSLDTIWNTVISSLIYGGAAVTPSALKRDVVFLIDGSAAMGQSFLQVREFLTHVAQQLDIGPDKDKMAVVRYSSDQSIEFGLDTYLTKGEVLEAIRRLVPKAGRLLNTGAALDFTARDVFSPSAGSRRDIGASQILVLITAGKSRDDVGRAASRVKQAGIMPIAIGAKNADAAELQQIVHDSTFALTMRDFQDLSAIQRDLLDKMATKIIIEQADDVKRDIVFIIDGSDNVTPVFSAIQRFISRVVSSLDIGSDKVRVGLVQYSEDPRVERLRYEWSGNPQRFFNIWSPALQHIEDK; translated from the exons ATGGACAAGAAAAGCCAAGAGCATTTGCAGCACGCACACTTATTCTTGGTCCTCGGTCAGCAATACCTGCAATGGCAGCCTCGAGGATGCAGCGATGGGCAGTTCTCCTATGACTACAGCTCAAAAGAAAATGCTATCGCTGATGCATTGTTGCGTTTGCCTCATGAGGAATCAGATGTGGGCACTGAAGGTGCTATCCACATCACAGAAGCTGTGGACTATGACTTTCCAGTCACAGCAGCtgaaattgctgctgaaactcaaaaggacacagtgctaaaACAAGTCTATGAACAAACTTTAT GCGTGATCCAAAAAAATATTGATTCCAACCCCGCAGTAATCTCATTTCTAGCTTTGAATTCATTGGGGATTCCTCTTGGTTGCCCTATCACATCCAGGTGGACGCCCTTGGGCATTTGGTCAAACGCTCTCTTCTGCCGAGTGTTCTCAAATACCTCTTGTGATGCCTCCTGTGGGCTGATCACGAGGACTGATTGGACTAACATCACCCTTGCACATAGCCAAGTCCAGCTACGTGGAAGTACATTCTTGGGGCCACCTCCGCACATCCAGAATCTATCTGCTATGGCTATATCTGCTCTCAAAATAGCGTCACATCTTGGCA TTACAACAGTGACATTGATCAAGAAGGATATTGCGTTCCTTATCGATGAATCGATTAATGTTGGGAATGCCTATTTCCCTCTTCTCCGTGAGTTCATCATTAAGATAATTCAAACGTTCAGCATTGGACGAGATGGTATGCAAGTGGCCGTGGTACTGTACAGCGATGTTGCAAGAACCGTATTCTATCTGAACAGTTACAGCACCCTGTCTGAGATTGTCTCCCACTTAAATGGGCTCAGGCCGAAAGAAGGAAGGACCCTTAATACCGGCGCAGCATTGGACTATGTTCATAAAaacatctttaccaaagccacggGGAGCAGGATCGAGGAGAATGTCCCCCAGATGGTTTTCATCGTTACAGCTGGAAGATCTGCCGATGATGTCCAACCGCCTGCAGAAGCCCTGGAGCGGGAGGGCATTGCCACCATTGCGGTTGGAGTGGGTAATGCAGATGTGGAGGAGGTAAAGCGCATTGCGTACCATGATCGCAGGGCTTTCCAAGTGTCTGACTTTCAATCCTTGGATACCATCTGGAATACAGTGATATCGTCACTGATTTATGGAGGAGCCGCAGTAACACCTTCAG CATTGAAGAGAGATGTTGTCTTCCTCATTGATGGCTCTGCTGCAATGGGTCAATCATTTCTTCAAGTCCGTGAATTTCTAACGCATGTGGCCCAGCAGCTTGACATTGGACCCGACAAAGATAAAATGGCCGTCGTTCGGTACAGTTCTGACCAAAGCATAGAATTTGGCCTCGATACGTACTTAACGAAAGGCGAGGTGTTGGAGGCAATCAGGAGGCTTGTGCCAAAAGCAGGAAGACTCCTCAACACAGGGGCAGCGTTGGACTTCACCGCTAGGGATGTCTTCAGCCCATCTGCAGGCAGCAGGAGAGATATTGGTGCCTCACAGATCCTGGTGCTCATCACTGCTGGGAAATCAAGGGATGATGTTGGGCGGGCAGCAAGCAGGGTGAAACAAGCTGGTATTATGCCCATTGCCATCGGAGCCAAAAATGCAGATGCAGCAGAACTTCAACAAATCGTGCATGATTCCACATTTGCTTTAACAATGAGGGACTTCCaagatttatcagccattcaACGAGACCTATTGGACAAAATGGCCACCAAGATTATTATTGAGCAAG CAGATGATGTTAAGAGGGATATCGTGTTCATCATCGATGGATCTGACAATGTAACACCAGTCTTTTCCGCAATTCAAAGATTCATCTCGCGTGTGGTGAGCAGCCTTGACATTGGAAGTGACAAAGTCAGAGTAGGGTTGGTTCAGTACAGTGAAGATCCCAGA